A stretch of the Peromyscus leucopus breed LL Stock chromosome 10, UCI_PerLeu_2.1, whole genome shotgun sequence genome encodes the following:
- the LOC114695748 gene encoding PRAME family member 12-like, whose amino-acid sequence MISGQTPPTLEELARQALLRNEALAISALEKLPWTLFPPLFKDAFNGRHTRIVRAMVEAWPFPCLPVGVLMKTPSLEIFQAVLDGIDMHLKREFHPGSEKLQVLDLRKVPHEFWNIWTGREGGACWAETVDERPVVKDLPRYALRRRHLKVITDLYLRLPLNEEQACFLQWVQQRKVFLQLHCINMKICALPVCPIKEILSVFHPGRIEELELNMGWDVSTLARFANCLGQMRSLRKLFLAYIYKNTFRIGTRTAGREERCISKVIAQFSKLHCLQHLSMNGIFFLKDHMKQILRSLKTPLETLSITNCDLSQTDLNNFPWSHSLRQLKHLALRDITLCTSCLKPLGVLLENVAGTLESLDLQGCSIKDSQLTDFIPAFSKCSQLTRVNFWDNDFSMPILKNLLGHTANLTKMNVEQYPAPMQCYFGLGSVSEGRFAQLCLELMDTLRALRQPKRILFSTDPCNECGEHCVYDFGPRLCPCLH is encoded by the exons ATGATAAGTGGTCAAACCCCACCCACACTGGAGGAGCTGGCAAGGCAGGCGCTGCTGAGAAATGAGGCCTTGGCCATCTCTGCTCTGGAGAAACTACCCTGGACGCTCTTCCCACCACTGTTCAAGGACGCGTTCAATGGCAGACACACTAGGATTGTGAGGGCAATGGTGGAAGCCTGGCCTTTCCCCTGTCTCCCTGTGGGGGTGTTGATGAAGACCCCCAGCTTGGAAATCTTCCAGGCTGTGCTAGATGGAATAGACATGCATCTGAAAAGAGAGTTTCACCCCGG GAGTGAGAAACTTCAGGTGCTCGACCTGAGGAAAGTTCCACATGAGTTCTGGAACATATGGACTGGAAGAGAGGGTGGGGCCTGTTGGGCAGAGACTGTGGATGAGAGGCCTGTAGTGAAGGACCTTCCCAGATATGCACTGAGGCGGCGGCATCTGAAGGTGATAACTGACCTCTACCTCAGGCTCCCTCTGAATGAAGAGCAAGCATGCTTCTTGCAGTGGGTCCAGCAGAGAAAAGTCTTTCTACAGCTGCACTGTATAAACATGAAGATCTGTGCTCTGCCAGTATGCCCTATCAAAGAGATCTTGAGTGTTTTCCACCCAGGACGCATTGAGGAGCTGGAACTGAACATGGGGTGGGATGTGTCCACACTGGCACGATTTGCTAACTGCCTTGGACAGATGAGAAGTCTTCGCAAACTCTTCCTGGCATACATCTACAAGAACACTTTCAGGATTGGAACCAGGAcagcaggcagagaagagaggtgCATCAGCAAGGTCATTGCTCAGTTCTCCAAACTCCACTGTCTGCAGCATCTCTCCATGAATGGCATCTTCTTTCTCAAAGACCACATGAAACAAATACTCAG GTCCCTGAAGACCCCCTTGGAGACTCTCTCCATCACAAACTGTGATCTGTCACAGACTGACTTGAATAATTTCCCCTGGAGCCATAGCCTGCGTCAGCTAAAACATCTGGCCTTGAGAGATATCACGTTATGCACTTCATGTCTCAAGCCTCTTGGAGTGCTGCTAGAGAATGTAGCAGGTACTCTGGAGTCTCTGGACTTGCAGGGTTGTAGTATCAAGGACTCTCAACTCACTGACTTCATCCCTGCCTTCAGCAAGTGCTCCCAGCTCACCAGGGTTAACTTTTGGGACAATGACTTTTCCATGCCCATCCTGAAGAACCTTTTGGGTCACACAGCCAACTTGACCAAGATGAATGTGGAGCAGTACCCGGCCCCTATGCAGTGCTATTTCGGTTTGGGTTCCGTCTCTGAAGGAAGATTTGCCCAACTTTGTCTTGAGCTCATGGATACACTCAGAGCCTTGAGGCAGCCCAAGAGGATCTTGTTTTCCACAGATCCCTGCAATGAATGTGGTGAGCACTGTGTCTATGACTTTGGGCCCAGACTTTGCCCTTGCTTGCACTAA